In Chitinivibrionales bacterium, the genomic window AAAGGACCGTATCTCCGAATACCCCTTTGACGCCTGACGCATCGTGATCGCTGCCGTTAATGTCGTCTTACCATGGTCAACATGACCAATAGTACCCACATTAACATGCACCTTCGATCGATCAAATTTTTCCTTCGCCATGAATACCTCTCATTGTTTTGTGGTGAATGAGTATTAATATCTTTTTTCTTGCAAAAGCCCACGACGGGACTTGAACCCGTGAACCTCATCCTTACCAAGGATGCGCTCTACCAACTGAGCTACATGGGCATATTTTAAAAAAAGCGGGCAATGAGATTCGAACTCACAACAGCCACCTTGGAAGGGTGGAGCTCTACCAATTGAGCTATGCCCGCTGGTAAAATTCGAAACTCAAGATACGAAATTCGAAAAATTGAATCATACTCTTTCTTTTTGAATTCAGAAACTTGAGCCAATCACCGAACTTCACCGGCCGAATCCTTACACCAAAGCTGTTTTCCAATATTTCGAGCCTGTAGTTCCAAATTTCGGATTTCGAGCTTCGAATTTAGTATTTATAAATGGGCAGAGGTGGTTTCGAACCACCGTAGGCATCAGCCAATGGATTTACAGTCCATCCCCTTTAACCACTCGGGCACCTGCCCATATTTTCTACGTCTGTTATTTTCTGGAGCCGATGGAGGGACTCAAACCCCCGACCATTCGATTACAAGTCGAACGCTCTATCAACTGAGCTACATCGGCTGAAAAATCTAAAATTTTAGGAAAAAACTTATGTAATATACAATCGTCGAGCTATGAATGTCAAAAATTTATCTAAACAGGACTCATTAAATGACATTATCGATCAGACCGTACTTCTTTGCTTCCTCCGATGACATGAAATAATCTCGGTCGGTATCCTCTTCGATCTTCGAAAGCGGCTGCCCGGTTTTTTCGGCAAGAATACCATTGAGGTTCTTTCTGATTCGCAGCATTTCTTCAGCCTGAATCTGTATATCCGATGCTGGCCCGAAAATATTGCCCGAAAGCAGGGGCTGATGAATCAGCACCCGAGCGCTCTGCCACGCAAGACGTTTTCCTTTTGTTCCCGCGCAGAGAAGTACCGCCCCCATACTTGCTGCCTGGCCCATACAGATCGTACTGATATCCGATCTGGCATAATTCATTGCATCGAGTATGGCCAGCCCCGATGAAATCACACCGCCGGGACTGTTGATATACATTTTAATATCTTCCTTCTTCTCACCGTCAAAATAAAGAATCTTCTGAACAATATCCTTTGCACTTTCATCATCCACCGGTCCCCACAGGAATATTTCCCGCCGGCTCAGCATTTTCTCCTGTATATCACTTCCAACCATCATCTTTTTCATCATTTCCAGCCATTCACTTTCTTTGGAACTCATATCCAACTCCTTAGCTAATATGTATACAATAACTATACCAGGCTATTGTCTCTTTTCCCGGATCACACATTCGGTGGACCCATCGGGCATATCCCGGACAACAATTCCAGATTGAGCGATTTCATCTCTCAGCCGATCGGCGGTGGCAAAATCCTTTTCCCGCCGCGCCTGTGCACGCTGCTCTATCTTTGCGGCAGTCTCCCCCGCCGCAGCTTCATCGATTTTCCCCGCAGAAATAAACCGCATTTTCTTACCTGATTCCGAAGTAAACTCCAAAATATTTTCATCAGGGCCGGATTCGAACAGATCGAGGCCTAAAATCGTATCCATCTCCTGCAGGGCACTCTTCTTTGCCGCCCGGTCGATTGCAGTATCCTTTGCAATCTCCCATACCACACTGAGTGCACGGGGAACATTGAGATCATCATACACCGCATCGAAAAAGGGCGCTATAAGCTCCCGTGCTTTTTCCGGATCGCCCTCGCTTTGCATAAGCTCCTGGGAAGCAATGATCTTTTTCAGATTTTTCAAGCTCTGTGCCGATGCCTGAAGACCATCCATGGTAAAAGTCAAAGGACTCCGATAGTGGGCGGTAAAACAGAACATCCGGTAGGCAAGGGGCGATATCCCCTTTTCCTTTATTACATCGAGCGTAAGAAAATTGTTCCCGGATTTGGCCATCTTCCCCTTATCGACAACAAGAAACTCGCCGTGGAGCCAGTAATTGACATACTTTTTTCCGGTAGCAGCCTCAACCTGAGCGATCTCATTGGTATGGTGAACCCGGATATGATCGGCACCGCCGCAATGGATATCGACCGGCTGGCCCAGATATTTAATCGACATGGCCGAACATTCGATATGCCATCCGGGAAAACCGGTACCCCAGGGACTCTCCCATTCCATCTGACGTTTTACTCCCGGAGGAGATAATTTCCAGAGCGCAAAATCGGTGGGATTTTTTTTCTCTCCCATATCAACCCGCATTCCAGCATCCAGACTCGCGGCATCAATCCCCGCAAAATCACCATAGGAAGGAAACTTCGAGGTATCGAAATAGATTCCATCGGCGGTTCGGTAGGTAAAGCCCTTCTCTTCAAGAGCCTTAACCAGACCGATCATTTCTCCAATATGCTCGGTAGCCCGGGGCCAGAGATCGGCATCGAGAATATTCAAATCGTCGATATTTTCTTTGAACTTTTCGGTATAATGCTGTGCAATCTCCCAGACCGTTTTCTTCTCCCGCTTTGCCCCCTTCTCCATTTTGTCTTCTCCGGTATCGGCATCGGAGGTAAGATGACCGACATCGGTGATATTCACCACATGCTTGAGGGTAACGCCACAGGAGAGAAGCGCACGTTTCAGAACATCCTCGAAAATATAGGTCCGCAAGTTACCGATATGGGCATAATTATAGACAGTAGGACCACAGCAGTAGAGCCCGACCGTTTCACCCGAGGGCGTAAACAGATCCTTTTGGCGGGTTGCAGTGTTATAAAGGTATAGTTTCTTTTCCACTACTTTCCAAACTCCATGGCTACCGCACCAGACCCTCCGGTGATTTTACCAATTTCAACCGGGCCGAAAGACTGGAAATCTTCAGCCTGTAAAATCCGGTCTCTGTTTTTCGGGTCGACTACAACAATCAAACCGACACCCATATTGAATGTTTTGTACATCTCTTTATCTTCTACCCCACCGGTTTTCTGAATCCAGGTAAAAATCGGATCCGGAGTCCAGCTCTTTGTCTGAATATGCGCATCACAGGTATCCGGAAGAATCCGGTCGATATTGTCGGTAAAACCACCGCCGGTAATATGGGCACACCCTTTAACAATCCGCTCCCGTATCAGTTTCAAAACCGGCAGGTAGGAACGGTGAGGACGAAGCAGCTCTTTGCCGAACGGTACACCGGAAGGCTCCCAGGAATCCTGAAATGACTTGCCGGCTACCTCGGTGACAATTTTCCGGGCAAGGCTGTAGCCGTTTGTATGGAGGCCGTTGGAGCGAAACCCGATCACGAGATCACCCGATTTTATCGCAGAACCGTCAACAACATTTTTTTCATCCACCACCCCGACAATGCATCCGGCAAGATCATACTCACCCTGAGCATAAAACCCGGGCATTTCCGCAGTTTCTCCCCCAATCAGGGCACATCCCGCAGCCTGACAGGCGCGGGAAAGACCTTCTACAATCTTTGCCGCAACATCAGGCTCGAGCTTCCCGGTACCAAGATAGTCGAGAAAAAACATGGGCTGAGCACCGAGCACAAGAATATCGTTGATACAGTGATTGACAATATCCTCTCCTACCGTGTCGTGAATATTCATTTCAAAGGCGATCTTCAGTTTGGTTCCGACACCGTCAATGGACGACACCAGTACCGGTTTCTCCATATTTTTGGCCCAGGCGATATTAAACAGCCCACCGAACTGGCCGAATTTACCAATCACATTGGGAGTATATGTTTTTTTAACAAGCTCACCTATCCTGCCCTTTGCAGCATTCCAGGCGCCGATATCGACTCCTGCATCAGAGTATTTTAAAGACTGAGCGCTCATATTGGTTTGTTTCTGTTGTATTACGGGAAGCACCAGCATAGAAAAGGTCTAAAAATAGAATCGTGATGGCAGGTTGCGCAATTATTATGGAAAGAAAGTGAGGATTAAAGAGAAGAAGGAGGAAGATCAGGGCAGAAGATAAAGAAAGATATGAGACAACATAACGAAAACGATTACGACAAATGAGAGAAAAACGATACTCTGTGCCAAGGAGGACGGTTGGATGGATGAATTCGGATTAACAGACCATGGCCTGGAAAACCATGCCGCAATATTTTGAAATTGAGCGTTGTGCGTTGAGCACTGAGAGTTTGAAACGCCCTAACCTTCCCTGCCCCACACCGGCCTCCTCACCATACCCCTACTCCACCGGTTTATTGATAAATTTGGGATTGTTTCCCGCAACAACGATTGTGACTTCGCCTTTAACGGTAACACCATCAAATTCGGTGTGGAGCTGTGAGAGCGGACCCCGTTTTATTCGTTCGAATTTCTTTGTCATTTCGATACAGACTGCAGCGTGGCGGTTTCCCAGGGTTTCGAGTGCACACGACAGGAACTTGCCGACCCGGTAAGGAGATTCATAAAAAATCAGAGTATGGGGAGAGTCCTTTTCCATCTCAAGAAACCTGACCAGGGCCCCCCGTTTTCTCGGGGGAAATCCCTTGAATGTATAGGATGATGTTGGCAGGCCGGAGTAAAGAAGGGCAAGTTCGACCGCGTTGGCTCCGGGAATTACCTCGAGGTTATGCTCGCTTTCAATAACACTCCTGATAATCCTGTACCCCGGATCGCTGATCCCGGGATACCCGGCATTGGAACAGAGCGCCACATTCTCCCCCTGATTCAGTACGTCAAGAATCCGTGCTCCGGCCCGGTCTTCATTGTGCTCGTGATAGGAAAACACCTTCGAAGGCATATCGATACTATACCGCTCGTAAACACGCCGTGTCCGTCGGGTATCTTCACAGGCAAGCCCGCCGACCTCACCCAGTATCCGGAGCGCACGGCAGGTGATGTCTTCCATGTTACCGATTGGTGTGGCTATGATGTAGAGCGTTGGCATTTGATATAGTTAAAAGTTACAAATTAAAGTCAGCGGTCGAAAGCTTGCAAGCTCGTTTTTAGTATGCTTTTGCAAAGACCACCCGTTGTTTACTTGGTTTGCCGCTGATTATACAGTGTCCCTCTTCCTTTTCCGCATCGAGCGGGATACAGCGGATAGTGACTCCAAGATCGTTCTGAACCTGAGCCTCAACTTCGGCATCGCCGCTCCAGTGGGAAAGCGCAAAGCCTCCGTGAATTTCCGGTTTGTCTGGATTTTTGGGTGTGAAAAAGTCATAGAATTCCCGGCGGTCATCGATACGCACCATATTATTGGTTCGATATTCCAGTGCACGGGTAAAGAGACCGGTTTGCATTTCTTCGAGCAGGGAGGGAAGCTTTTGTATGAACTCCGCCCGGGGCATGGAGGTTTTTCCCCACCGTTCCTTATCCCGCCGAGCCAGAAACACGGCGCCGGATTCGATATCCCGAGGGCCGATTTCGAGCCAGAGGGGCACGCCTTTTTTAACCCAGCTCCAGGTTTTTTCACCGCCTCGTACATCCCTGGTGTCAATTTCAACCCGTACCGGTTCTCCATTATACAAGACCGCTTCGATTTCCCGCGCCAGGCTTTCGCAATATTCCATCACCTGCGCCTTTCTCTCCTCTTTGTGAATCACCGGAAGGATTGCCACCTGTGCTGGTGCAAGGCGGGGCGGGAGGATCAGCCCGTTATCGTCGCTGTGCGCCATAATCAATCCGCCGATCAGCCGTGTTGAGACTCCCCACGAAGTGGTCCAGGCGAATTCTTCTTTTTCTTCAGCGCCCAGGTAGGTGATCCCCTGGGCTTTTGAGAAATTCTGTCCCAGAAAATGCGAGGTCCCGGCCTGCAGAGCCTTCCGGTCCTGCATCATCGCCTCGATACAATAGGTCGCTATGGCTCCGGGAAACCGCTCGGCCGCGGTTTTTTCACCCTTAATAACCGGTAGAGCCATGTAATTCTCTGCGAAATCGGCATAGACATCGAGCATGGTACGAGTTTCTTCCTCGGCCTCTTCCCTGGTAGCATGAGCGGTATGCCCCTCCTGCCATAAAAACTCGGCCGTGCGCAGAAAGAGACGGGTCCGGAGCTCCCACCTGACAACATTTGCCCACTGGTTGATCAGCAAGGGAAGGTCCCGGTAGGATTGTACCCACTTTGCAAACATGGCACCGATAATCGTTTCGGAGGTCGGACGGACCACCAGGGGTTCTTCGAGCTCACCCGCAGGAACCAGCCCGCCCTCGGGGCCCTTCTCAAGCCGGTGGTGCGTTACTACCGCACACTCCTTGGCAAAGCCCTCGACATGTTCAGCTTCCTTTTCCAAAAAGCTCTTGGGAATAAAAAGCGGGAAATAGGCGTTCCGGTGCCCCGTCGCCTTGAACTTACCGTCAAGGACCTTCTGCATGTTCTCCCAGATACTGTAGCCCCAGGGCTTGATCACCATGCATCCACGGACCGGTGAATTCTCCGCAAGATCGGCGGCCCTGATCACCTGCTGATACCATTCGGGATAATCTTCACCACGGGTCGGGGTTATTGCAGTTCGCTTCTGCTTTGCCATGGATTTCTCGCTTTCCTTTGTTTGTTGCAGTATTCACTGTATTATTTACGATAGAGCATTCTCGGGTCTGTTGTCCCTTGTATGCATGGCCTGAAACACCATGCCGCATCGATAATCCATCGTGACGGTTAGAGGCCGGTCGGGATATCGATGAACTCGGCTTCTACCTTACATTCTTTTTTAACAATATCGGCCAGGGCTTTCACCCCGACGGTTTCGCTTGCATGGTGTCCGGCAAAAATGACATTCATGCCGGCATCCTTTGCAATATGATACACCTCGGTCTCTTCACCGGTAATATAACAATCGACTCCTGCAGCAAGGGCATCATTAAAACAGCCCATCCCTCCACCACCGCTGACTGCGGCGATCGTACGGATATCACGTCTCCCGAAGGCAAGGCTTGTGCATTTGCTCAACAGTGCCTTTTCAAGCCGCCCGACAATGCTTTCAAAAGACCGCGACTCTTTCACCTCACCGATCCATCCGATATTGTTGCCCTCCATGGGAGAGAAAGGTGCGGTAATGGTTGCATCAAGGATAGCAAGAAGCCGGGCGTTGTTGCCCACAACCACATGACGATCGAGAGGGAGATGGCATGCGTAAAGAGACAGGTCGTTTTTCAGGAGGATTTCAATTCGTTTCTTTGCCCATCCGATTATGCGGGGATCGTTCTTTTTCCAGAATAACCCATGGTGAACGATAATGAAATCGGCACCGGCATCACGGCCGGCCGCAAAGGTCTCGATTCCACTGTCAACCGCACACACAACCTTCTCGACCTGGGCGGTACCCTCCACCTGAAGACCGTTCCAGCTGTAATCGCCAATGGAGCCGACTTCCAGATACTCGTTCAAAAAAGAGACCAGGGAATCCCGTTGTATCATTTTTCACCGCCCTTTGAAAAGACCGTTTCATCACAGGCTTCAAAAAATAGTATACGCTCCCACAGTCACCAAACAGCGAAGGTGTGAGCACAACGACGAAGAAAAAACAGGCGGCAAAAATGCTTCATGATATTTAGGACAGAGAAACACCCATAGTGATTCTGCCATCGTCAAAGACATCGTAATGTTTGATCGTACCGGTAAGCTTTTCCTTGAACAGAGGATTCTGATAATTCAAAATGGCCACTTCTTTGACCTTATCCTGAGCAAGCTGGTCTTTGAGGCCATTTTTGTTTTCAATAATGAGGTCAAGCCCTTGGGGACTCATATCGGTAATGATGGCCGAATAATAGGTTACCTTTGTGTTGTCATTCATTTTCAGCGAGACAACAAAACCGTCGTGATGCACTTTCTCTTTCCGTTTGTTGCGAATCTGCGATCCCTCCCCCTTCTTTTCCCAGAGTTTCACGATATGATCACGGGAAAAGCGGAAATTTCCTCCCAATGTCTTGTTGGGACGTAAAATCCCCTTTCTGACCCACAAAAAAACAGTGGAGTGATTAACATTAAATATCCGGGCGACTTCTGAAGCTTTAAGAAATGGTCTTTGAGGAATCTGTGGATTCATAGGTGTGCCCCATTCTGCATTAATCGTTTAACCATAAAACATTATACGCAAAAAAAGGGGAAAAGTCAATAGAATAGAATACATTTTCATTTCTTATTCTTTTTCAACGACTTACAACACCAAATATTCCGTTTTTAAGCAATTTATATTACCACCTTTAGAACATTTAGATTGCTTATTGCGAAATTACAGGTAATTTAATCGATTAACAAAGTATGCCCATAAATGATTTATTTAATGCATCGTGGTCGTGGTGTGTTGATCATGGGGTTAAAACAGGAAAGTATGCCGCTTATTCGAGTGCATCTTCGGAATCGAGCAGTCTCACCACCGATGTGAGTTTCATGCCGGTCAATATATCAGCAAAATCCTCATTGGGCTGAATTATTGCCAGATCGGCACCGGCCTCTTTTGCCAGAGAATCGCATTTGATCAGGAGGGTAATCAGTTTTGAGTACGGGTAGGCTTTGGCATCAAAGCAGAGTGCAATTTTATCGACTCGACGTTTCAGGTGGCCGGCGACAAGGTCCCGGATATCATCAAGATCTTTCTCGGTAAAATTACCCTGCCCTATTCGCATAAGCTTATAGCCCCGTATATCGGACGTTTCAATCAGCATAGCACCGGAACTCCTTTAATACTCCTTTTAAATTTTCGGGAATTTGATGATAACCTTTGTACCTCTGTTCTCTTCGGATTCTACTATGATTGTTGCGTGATGACTGCGGATAATTCTGAAAACAATGCTCATGCCCAGCCCGGCTCCTTTCCCGGCCTCCTTGGTGGTAAAGAAAGGATCGAATATTTTCCGCCGTGTCTCCTCGCTCATGCCCAGCCCATTGTCTTCAACGGCAATACAACGGCAGGCAGTTTCATCACAGGTGCGAATACACACCTGCCCCTTCTCGGGTATGGCATCAACCGCATTGGTAACAATATTATACACGACCTGCTCGATATCAGATGCATTTGCCTTTATCCGTCCCTCCGCCTCCAGTTTAGTGTGGAAATCGATAACTTTCCAGGTAGTCAGGTATCGGAAATTCCTGGTCATGCCTGAAATCATCTCATTGATATCCACAAGGCTGGGCGAATCGACTCTCGGCTGCACAACTTTTTTAAGATTGTCGATAATACCCACCGCATTGGCGATTTCGGTTTCGATATGGGAGAGCGATTTTATATGCCAGTCATCGAGTCCCCCCTTCTCCCGCATCATCTGAGCACGTCCGCCGATAACAATAACCGGATTGCGCAATTCCTCTGCGATGCCGGCTAAAAGCGTCCTGATCGTACTCGCCTTTTCGGCTTGATGCAGCCGTCGCTCGGTTTGAACCAGGGCCCGGGATTTCCGCTCCACCAGATTTTCGAGGTTCTGATTCATATTCCGGAGATTTCGGGTCAGTTCGATGATCCTGAACTGGGTCTGAATTCTGAATTGCAAATCTTCCGGCCGAATCGGTTTATCAATATAATCGTCTCCTCCGGCCTCAAGCGCACCCAGGCGCTCCTCGGGATCGGTAAACCCCGAGATAAAAACAACCGGAATATGTCGGTTTCCCGCCCACTTCTTGATCGCCTTGCACGCAGTAAACCCGTCCATAACCGGCATCGCAACATCCATCAACACAAGCGCGGGATCGAGTGCCTTTGCCTTGCAAAACCCCTCACTGCCGTCAAATGCAACAGCAGTCGGATAGCCGAGCCGAGACACCATCTTTGCAACGGAATCATTTGCAATACGGCAATCATCAACAATCAATATCAGATTTTCCGGTTTTTCATTTTCCGATTTATCCCCCGAAATTTCAAAATGTCGTTCCTTGTTCTCTGATGTCATTTCGATTATGTTGCTCATTTCTCTTATACCCAATCGCTGTCAATTCCCCTTTTATTCACCCTATTACCCGGTGTTATGTAATACTTGATTATACCAGTCTTGGAAAGAAAGTTCAAGCAATCTGCCGTATCGATGCACAGAGAACGATTGCGGCAAGTTCGGTGCGGAGCCTGTTCGATGATATCGAGACACAACGGGCGTTATGCTCCCTGAGAATCGAGAGTTCCTCCGGAGAAAAGCCACCGGGAGGCCCCACACAGGCGGCAATACGCTCTGCGGTCTCGATCTCCCCCTTCTTGTGGTAAATCGATTCACCCGCCATATCGGCCGTGAGGATCAGATCATTATTGTCGATATTTATATCTTTGAAATCAACCGGTCCGGAAAGTTCGGGAAGCCGGGGGGTAAGTGCCTGCTTGATTCCGGCGACCATCTTTTTCCGTAACCGTACCACATGCTTCTCCCATCCGCTGCCCCACCATCTCTTCTGACAATATTCGCACCCAACCGGGATAATCGAAGTAACCCCCAGGGCCGAAAGACTCTCCACCATTGCCTCGAAATGGTCCTTGTCGGGAATCCCCACATAGCAATGAAGGTGTTTTTCAGGGGCTGCATACTCCCTTTTGTTCAGCACCTCAGCCCTGGCGCCCTGCCTTCCCGTTTCCACCAACCGGGTTTCGTAGATCCCCCCCCGGCCGTCGGTAATATAGATACGGTCGTCCTCCCGGTTCCTGAGCACCGAATGCATATGACGAGTCTCCTCGGAAGAAAGAAGAATCTCATCGCCCTGAATATGCTCCGAATAAAAAAGATGATGAAACGGCCGGTCGATCTTCATGGGTAATAATCTAACTGTCGGGTGGTATATGAAACAAGGTGTTGTGCAACCGAACGCTTTGACCCGAGTGTAAAGGAGTGCCTGAAAGCGATCGTCGTAACTGCGAATGAACAGTCTGGCTAGTACCGAACCTTTACATACCTGCGGAGCATTTCTGCAAGCTGGGTTTTTCTGAAGGGTTTACAGATACTTGCGGTAAAGCCGTATTTCTCCGGGGCTGCCATAACAGGATCATCGGCATACCCACTGGCCACGAATACCGGAATATCTCTGTGCGTTGTGCGAATTCCGGCAATAATATCCTTGCCGCCGCCCGCGCCGGGAATGGTCAGATCGAAAATCATCGCGGTAATATCCATTGCTGCGCCATCCGACTCCAGAAGGTTCAATGTTTCGGCGCCGTTTTCGGTACAGACAACCGAATATCCCAGCATTTTC contains:
- a CDS encoding proline--tRNA ligase, encoding MAKQKRTAITPTRGEDYPEWYQQVIRAADLAENSPVRGCMVIKPWGYSIWENMQKVLDGKFKATGHRNAYFPLFIPKSFLEKEAEHVEGFAKECAVVTHHRLEKGPEGGLVPAGELEEPLVVRPTSETIIGAMFAKWVQSYRDLPLLINQWANVVRWELRTRLFLRTAEFLWQEGHTAHATREEAEEETRTMLDVYADFAENYMALPVIKGEKTAAERFPGAIATYCIEAMMQDRKALQAGTSHFLGQNFSKAQGITYLGAEEKEEFAWTTSWGVSTRLIGGLIMAHSDDNGLILPPRLAPAQVAILPVIHKEERKAQVMEYCESLAREIEAVLYNGEPVRVEIDTRDVRGGEKTWSWVKKGVPLWLEIGPRDIESGAVFLARRDKERWGKTSMPRAEFIQKLPSLLEEMQTGLFTRALEYRTNNMVRIDDRREFYDFFTPKNPDKPEIHGGFALSHWSGDAEVEAQVQNDLGVTIRCIPLDAEKEEGHCIISGKPSKQRVVFAKAY
- a CDS encoding ATP-dependent Clp protease proteolytic subunit is translated as MSSKESEWLEMMKKMMVGSDIQEKMLSRREIFLWGPVDDESAKDIVQKILYFDGEKKEDIKMYINSPGGVISSGLAILDAMNYARSDISTICMGQAASMGAVLLCAGTKGKRLAWQSARVLIHQPLLSGNIFGPASDIQIQAEEMLRIRKNLNGILAEKTGQPLSKIEEDTDRDYFMSSEEAKKYGLIDNVI
- a CDS encoding RsmE family RNA methyltransferase translates to MKIDRPFHHLFYSEHIQGDEILLSSEETRHMHSVLRNREDDRIYITDGRGGIYETRLVETGRQGARAEVLNKREYAAPEKHLHCYVGIPDKDHFEAMVESLSALGVTSIIPVGCEYCQKRWWGSGWEKHVVRLRKKMVAGIKQALTPRLPELSGPVDFKDINIDNNDLILTADMAGESIYHKKGEIETAERIAACVGPPGGFSPEELSILREHNARCVSISSNRLRTELAAIVLCASIRQIA
- the tuf gene encoding elongation factor Tu (EF-Tu; promotes GTP-dependent binding of aminoacyl-tRNA to the A-site of ribosomes during protein biosynthesis; when the tRNA anticodon matches the mRNA codon, GTP hydrolysis results; the inactive EF-Tu-GDP leaves the ribosome and release of GDP is promoted by elongation factor Ts; many prokaryotes have two copies of the gene encoding EF-Tu) codes for the protein MAKEKFDRSKVHVNVGTIGHVDHGKTTLTAAITMRQASKGYSEIRSF
- a CDS encoding cysteine--tRNA ligase, with product MEKKLYLYNTATRQKDLFTPSGETVGLYCCGPTVYNYAHIGNLRTYIFEDVLKRALLSCGVTLKHVVNITDVGHLTSDADTGEDKMEKGAKREKKTVWEIAQHYTEKFKENIDDLNILDADLWPRATEHIGEMIGLVKALEEKGFTYRTADGIYFDTSKFPSYGDFAGIDAASLDAGMRVDMGEKKNPTDFALWKLSPPGVKRQMEWESPWGTGFPGWHIECSAMSIKYLGQPVDIHCGGADHIRVHHTNEIAQVEAATGKKYVNYWLHGEFLVVDKGKMAKSGNNFLTLDVIKEKGISPLAYRMFCFTAHYRSPLTFTMDGLQASAQSLKNLKKIIASQELMQSEGDPEKARELIAPFFDAVYDDLNVPRALSVVWEIAKDTAIDRAAKKSALQEMDTILGLDLFESGPDENILEFTSESGKKMRFISAGKIDEAAAGETAAKIEQRAQARREKDFATADRLRDEIAQSGIVVRDMPDGSTECVIREKRQ
- a CDS encoding Nif3-like dinuclear metal center hexameric protein, giving the protein MIQRDSLVSFLNEYLEVGSIGDYSWNGLQVEGTAQVEKVVCAVDSGIETFAAGRDAGADFIIVHHGLFWKKNDPRIIGWAKKRIEILLKNDLSLYACHLPLDRHVVVGNNARLLAILDATITAPFSPMEGNNIGWIGEVKESRSFESIVGRLEKALLSKCTSLAFGRRDIRTIAAVSGGGGMGCFNDALAAGVDCYITGEETEVYHIAKDAGMNVIFAGHHASETVGVKALADIVKKECKVEAEFIDIPTGL
- a CDS encoding MerR family transcriptional regulator; the protein is MNPQIPQRPFLKASEVARIFNVNHSTVFLWVRKGILRPNKTLGGNFRFSRDHIVKLWEKKGEGSQIRNKRKEKVHHDGFVVSLKMNDNTKVTYYSAIITDMSPQGLDLIIENKNGLKDQLAQDKVKEVAILNYQNPLFKEKLTGTIKHYDVFDDGRITMGVSLS
- a CDS encoding response regulator — protein: MGIREMSNIIEMTSENKERHFEISGDKSENEKPENLILIVDDCRIANDSVAKMVSRLGYPTAVAFDGSEGFCKAKALDPALVLMDVAMPVMDGFTACKAIKKWAGNRHIPVVFISGFTDPEERLGALEAGGDDYIDKPIRPEDLQFRIQTQFRIIELTRNLRNMNQNLENLVERKSRALVQTERRLHQAEKASTIRTLLAGIAEELRNPVIVIGGRAQMMREKGGLDDWHIKSLSHIETEIANAVGIIDNLKKVVQPRVDSPSLVDINEMISGMTRNFRYLTTWKVIDFHTKLEAEGRIKANASDIEQVVYNIVTNAVDAIPEKGQVCIRTCDETACRCIAVEDNGLGMSEETRRKIFDPFFTTKEAGKGAGLGMSIVFRIIRSHHATIIVESEENRGTKVIIKFPKI
- the rsmI gene encoding 16S rRNA (cytidine(1402)-2'-O)-methyltransferase; its protein translation is MPTLYIIATPIGNMEDITCRALRILGEVGGLACEDTRRTRRVYERYSIDMPSKVFSYHEHNEDRAGARILDVLNQGENVALCSNAGYPGISDPGYRIIRSVIESEHNLEVIPGANAVELALLYSGLPTSSYTFKGFPPRKRGALVRFLEMEKDSPHTLIFYESPYRVGKFLSCALETLGNRHAAVCIEMTKKFERIKRGPLSQLHTEFDGVTVKGEVTIVVAGNNPKFINKPVE
- a CDS encoding phosphoribosylformylglycinamidine cyclo-ligase, which produces MSAQSLKYSDAGVDIGAWNAAKGRIGELVKKTYTPNVIGKFGQFGGLFNIAWAKNMEKPVLVSSIDGVGTKLKIAFEMNIHDTVGEDIVNHCINDILVLGAQPMFFLDYLGTGKLEPDVAAKIVEGLSRACQAAGCALIGGETAEMPGFYAQGEYDLAGCIVGVVDEKNVVDGSAIKSGDLVIGFRSNGLHTNGYSLARKIVTEVAGKSFQDSWEPSGVPFGKELLRPHRSYLPVLKLIRERIVKGCAHITGGGFTDNIDRILPDTCDAHIQTKSWTPDPIFTWIQKTGGVEDKEMYKTFNMGVGLIVVVDPKNRDRILQAEDFQSFGPVEIGKITGGSGAVAMEFGK